A stretch of DNA from Acidobacteriota bacterium:
TGCGGGAATCGTGGAGTACCAGCCGCGCATGGAAGGCCGGTCGCTCATCGCCATCTTCGCGCCGAAAAAATCATAGCGTAGTTTCCGCCAGCAACGGCATCATGCCGGGCTGGTGATTTTATGGAGGATTTCAGTGCCAAAGCTTAAGACACACCGCGGAGCGGCCAAGCGCTTCAAGATTACCGCATCAGGCAAGTTCAAACGCGGCCACGCCTTCGCGCGCCACATTCTTACGTCCAAAGACCGCAAGCGCAAACGTAAGCTGGGCAAGAATGCCATCACGGACAAGACCGATCATGCCCGGATCGCGATGATGCTTCCATACGCTTAGGGAATTGTTGGGAAAGTCTTCCCGGTTGTCATTCTGTTTTCCCGGTTGTCATTCCGAGCGCTGCGAGGAATCTGCTTTTCAGACGCGAAACGCCTGCGGGACCAATGAGATTTAGAAAGGGAGATTTACTACCGTGCCGAGAGTAAAAAGAGGTACCAAACGAATTGCGCGCCGCAAGAAGATCCTGGGCCGCGCCAAGGGATATTTCCTAACCAAAAGCAAGCTGCACCGCTCGGCGAAGGAAGCAGTGGACCGCGCGCTGTCATTTGCCTTCCGCGACCGCCGCGCCAAGAAGCGCACCTTCCGCAGCCTGTGGATCGTCCGCATCGGCGCCGCCACCAAGGCCCACGCCCTGTCCTACAACAAGTTCATTCACGGGCTGAAGCTGGCCGGCATCGAACTGGACCGCAAGATTCTCGCCGACATCGCCGTGAAGGACGCGGCGGGGTTCACCAATCTGGTCGCGCAGGCCAAGCAAGCGCTCGCCGCCTAGGTGCCTTGGTAGCCACGGTGAGCGATGTTCTCGCCGTGGGCTCTTGCTTGTAGCGTTTTGTCATGCGGCTGGAGATCATCTCCCGCCGCATTTTCATTCCCGGCCATAATAGCCATCACTAGACTATTTTCATGGTTGGTGTAAACCGGCGAGCCCAGCGCGAATGATCCCCGCAGGGGATACACAGGATAGCCGGGGGCAACGCCCCCGGTTGCGGAAACCTCCAATTCGTGGTTCGACCCTGAAGGGGTCGTACTTGGGCTGGCGGCGGAGATGATGCAGGAAGGGTGCGACCCCTACAGGGTCGATGTTTATTGGGAATCGTTACCGGGGGCGTTGCCCCCGGCTATCCTGTTCATCCCCTCCGGGGATTTCGCTACGGGATGCGCTACCGCATCTGTAAGAATGGTCTAATTCGGTGACTCCAATCGACACATCGAGGCTTGACCTGACGGAATTGGCGGCTCGCTCGCTCGACGAGTTAGGCATCACGGATGCCGCCGCGCTCGAAGCCGTGTTTGCACGGCTTGATGCGGGGTGGGCGAGCGAAGTCGCCGGGCTGCAAAGCGCCGCCGCGACTGCGGACGCAGTCGAAGCGCTGCGCGTGCGCTGGCTTGGCCGCAATCAAGGCATCATTCGTTCCATCACCAACGGCTGGCTGCGCCACGCGCCCGGCGAATTGAAGCGCACCGTCGGCCAACGCACCAATGCGTTGCGCCAAGCCGCCGAGCAGCAGATTGACACGATCCCGGTGAGCGCCCTCCCGGCGACAGTCGCCGAAAAACGGCAGCAGACAAGCGCATCCATCGCGGTCGCGCAAGCTGACTCTCTCGACATCACGCTGCCCGGCACGATGCGCCCGGTCGGCGTGCGCCATCCGGTGCGCCAGGTCATCAACGACATGGTGGAGATATTCACTTCACTCGGCTACTCGGTCGAGGACGGCCCGGAGATTGAAACCACATACTTCAATTTTGACGCGCTGAACATCCCCGAGCATCATCCCTCGCGCGACGATCAGGATACTTTCTACATCACGCCGGAGACGGTGCTGCGCACGCACACTTCGCCGGTGCAGATTCGCACCATGGAGCGGCAGTCGCCGCCGCTGCGCATCATCGTGCCCGGTCGCGTGTATCGCCGCGACGCGCCCGACGCCACGCACTCGCCCATGTTTCATCAGGTGGAAGGGCTGGCTGTGGACACTCACATCACCTTCGCCGATCTAAAGGGTACGCTCGATTACTTCATGAAGTCGTTCTTCGGCCATTCGGTGCAGACGCGCTTCCGCCCCAGCTTCTTCCCGTTCACCGAGCCGAGCGCGGAGGTGGACATCTCCTGCCTGTTTTGCGCGCAGGCCGGGTGCCGCGTGTGCAAGGGGTCGGGCTGGATCGAGCTGCTGGGCTGCGGCATGGTGGACCCCGCGCTCTTTAATTTTGTGCAGTATGATGCGTCGCGCTACTCGGGCTTTGCCTTCGGCATGGGCGTCGAACGGCTGGCCATGCTCAAGTACGGCGTGCAGGACATTCAGCAGTTCTATCACGGCGACATTCGTTTCCTGCACCAGTTCCGGTAATTGTACCGTGCTGGAAGCAATGCACCACAACAGGTCGTCATCCAGAGCGCAGCGAGGGACATGCTTTTGATTTACACCACAGGCGCTACGAAAAGCAGGTCCCTCGCTGCGCTCTGGATGACGACAGATTTAGGGAGAGCGACCGGATCGTGAAACGCGTTAGGCAATCGCTTCTAGCAAATTAGATCATCATGAAAATCATTCTTTCCTGGCTAAAAGAATTCGTCGCACTGGATGCCGCGCCGCGCCAAATCGCGGCTGACCTGACCATGCTGGGGTTCGCCGTGGATGGGTTGACGCACGAACAGGGCGAGACCATCTTTGAACTCGACATCACCACCAACCGCCCCGACGCATTGAACCATTACGGCATCGCGCGCGAGTTGGCGGCGCGTTATGGAGTATCACTGGAGCCGGCGTTTGGATATGTCCCGCCGTCCGCCCTGCCGCACGAAACCAAGCCTCGCGCGCGCGGCAGCCGCAAGGACGGCGTGGTGGAGATCAAAGCCACAGACCTGTGTCCGCGCTACTCCGCGCGCATCCTGCGCGGCGTGGAAGTGAAGCCATCGCCGGACTGGCTGCGCCAGCGGCTGGAACTTTGCGGCGTGCGCGCCATCAACAATATCGCCGATGCCACCAACTACATACTGCTGGCTTACGGCCACCCTCTGCACGCATTTGATCTGGATCGGCTGCAGGGCGGGCGCATCGTCGTGCGCAACGCGCGCGACGGCGAGAAGCTGAAAACGCTCGATGGCATCGAGCGAGCGCTGACGCCTCCCGATCTGGTGATCGCCGACGCGAAGAACGCCGTGGCGCTGGCGGGAATCATGGGCGGCGAGTCGAGCGAGATCACTGTTGCGACGCGCAACGTGCTGATCGAGGCCGCATGGTTTGATCCGTCCACCGTCCGGCGCAGCGCGAAAGCAATGGGGATGCGCACGGAAGCCTCGCACCGCTTCGAGCGCGGCGCGGACATTGCGGCCACGCTGCCTGCCGCGAGCAAGTGCGCCGAGCTGATCCAGTCGCTCGCCGGCGGTGTGCTCGATCCAGTTTCGCTCGATGCCTATCCGAAGCCCACGGCGCGGCCCATCGTGATACTGCGGCGCGCGGAGATCGCGCGGCATCTCGGCATGGACGTGCCTTCCGCCGACGTCATGCGGATACTTTCGCGTTTGGGATTTTCGCCGCGCGAAAATGGCCGCATCGGCCATACCGCATGGACCTGCATAGTCCCCTCGCATCGCGCCGACATCTCGCGTGAAATCGATTTCGTGGAGGAGATCGCGCGGCATTACGGTTTTGACAAATTTCCCGTGCGCCTCCCTGCCTCCTCTGCTCATGCGTCACACCGCACACTTCATGCCCGCAAGGAGGAGCGCGTCGTCGAGCGCGTGCTGACGCTCGGTTACGACGAAACCATTTCGGCGGTGATGGTGAGTCGAGCCGCGCTGCGCTATGGAGCGGCAACTCCCGTCGCGCTTTCCAACCCGCTTAGCGAGGAATCCGCCGTGCTGCGCACGAGCATGATTCCAGGCCTGCTGGAGGCCATCGAATGGAATATGAATCGCGGACAGCGCCATGTGCGCTTGTTTGAAATAGGCAAGACATACGCGCGAACATCAGATGGTTGCGCCGAATCCGCAATGCTGTGCCTGGCGGCGACTGGCGGACGCGAGCCCGACCAGGTTGGCGCCGCGGGGAGAAGCTTTGATTTCTTCGATATGAAGGGCGACGTCGCGCAGCTCGCCGAGTTGTTTGCATTAAGAGAAATCCGTATCGACGCCCGGGAGCTTCCTGATTATTATCGCGCCGGGCATGCAGCCCGCCTGACAACTCAAATGACAGCGGGCGGGAAGTTGGTTGCGCGATTCGGCCAGCTTTCCTCCGCCGAGATGGAACTGCGAAAGTTTCGCCAGCCGGTCTTTCTGGCCGAAGTGAGCCTGGACCCGCTCTATGCTCATGCCTTGCAACCGCCGCAGGTAAAGCCCATTTCGCGCTTTCCAGAAGTCGAGCGCGACTTTTCGCTCACGCTCTCCGATGAAACCACCTACGAAGCCGTTCACGCCGCCGTGCTGGCGGCGGGAATCACGGGAGTGGAGAGCATTCGCGCCGTCGAGACCTTTCGGGGCGGCAGTCTTCCGGCGGGAAATTACAGCCTGCTATTGCGCGTAACGCTGCAGAGTGCCCAGGGAACTTTCACGGAGGCGGAATTGGCAGACGCCAGCGCAAAGATTGTGGCGGCGCTGGAAGCCAGAACCGGCGCGCGCATTCGATCCGCTGTGTAGCGCAACTTGCTTCCATCCCATTTCCACGCGCTTCCGCATTGGTCTAAAATGTAAGTGGGAGATAATTAAATCCATGGCCAAAGAAACTACTCAACCCGCCGAACCCAAATTGGAATTGGGCGAGTCCGACGCGGGGATTGAATCACTCGAGAATCTCGAAACGAGAATTCTGCTGACCCTCTCGCAACTGAAATCGTTGCGCGCGGAAAAATCAGATTTGCAGCGCCGAGTAGCCGACCGGGACACACAATTGAAAGACCTTCGAGGACGGTTGGCGCGAATGGAGAGCGAGCGTGAGACGGTGAAGACCCGGGTGCAGCGTCTGATCGCGGAAGTGGATTCGGCGTCTCCGGAGAGCGGCATCGAGAGCAGCGAGCCGTAACGCACCATCGCCGCGGCGGCGTCCATCAAGAGGTAACGATTGCCAAGGAGGTTCGCATGGCCGGCAAAATGCAAAACGTCCCAGTAGAGATTTACGACCAGCCCTACAATCTGAGAACGAATTCAGGCGAGCAATACACGCAGGAACTGGCGCGGGCCGTGGACGCCACGATGCGCGCCATCGGCGAGCAGACCCGATCGTACGATTCGGTCAAGCTGGCGGTGCTGGCCGCGCTGCACTTTGCTGATGAATGCCAGCGGTTTAAGAACCGGTATAGCCATCTGCAGCAGACCGTCACGGAGAAAGCCATTCGCTTCACCGAAGTACTGGACAAGGGCCTGGAAGATTCCCCGCCGGCCAGTCGGTAGCCATACAATCTCGCAGCCTTGATCCAGAACGCATTAAGTGTTGGAGTATAATATCGGTTGAGCAGTACTGCGAAGCATGTGAGGGTGATGTTATTTTTTGAGCTAATGTACATGACCAGGAGGTCCGGTTGACGTTCCCGTGCGCATACTCTTTCCGGTTACGCCGGAGTTCGGAGCAGCCTTACGGAACGCACTGGATCACCCCCGTATCTAAACGGGTTAAAAAAATAGCTCGCACACGGCCCAGTGGTCTGCTCATTTTTCTTTTTTGATTCTCCGGAAATTCATCCCTTCAGAAATGATCCAGCGTGAACATACTTTTTATTGGCGACATCTTTGGCAAGCCCGGGCGCGCGATTGTGGCTGACCATCTGGCCGACATGATCCAACAGCACAAGCTGGAATTGGTGGTGGCCAATGGCGAGAATGCCGCGGCGGGCTTCGGCATAACGCCCAAGCTTGCGGAAGAGATCCTCGCGCTCGGCGTGGACGTCATCACCACAGGCAATCACGTGTGGGATCGCCGCGAGATCATGGAGTACATCCCCTCGCAGCCCCGCCTGATTCGCCCCGCCAATTATCCCAGTGGGCCGGGACAGGGAATATTTCAGGGCACGACGAAAAGTGGAGTCGAGTACGCGGTGATGAATCTTCAGGGCCGCGTCTTCATGGCAACGCACAACTGTCCCTTTCAGACCGCCGACAAATTGCTCGCGGCTCTTTCGCCGACATGCAAGATTCGACTGGTGGACATCCACGCCGAGGCCACCTCGGAGAAGCAGGCGATGGGATGGCATCTGGATGGCCGCGTTACCATGGTGGCCGGAACGCACACGCACATTCCCACCGCCGACGAGCGCGTGCTGACGCAGGGCACCGCCTACATCACCGACGTCGGCATGACCGGTCCGTACGATTCCGTGATCGGCGTGGTGAAGGAACAGATCGTGCAACGCTTCCTCACGCAGATGCCCATGCGCTTTGAGGCCGCCGACGGCGACACGCGACTGTGCGCCGTGCTGATCGACGCCGACCCCTCGACGGGCCTGGCTCACTCCATCCAGCGCATCATGCTGCGCGCAGATTGAGAAAATCGTACTCACTCCATCCACGCTGTTTATATCCGAAAATATTTCGACGGTGTGAAAGCGCGGATGTCAGGCGCATTCTCTCCCTTGCTGGTAAAATAATCATTCACGCCGGGCAGAGGAATCCGGCCATACATCATGGGATTAATCGATCAACTGAACGAGCAGCAGCGCGAAGCGGTAACCCAGGCCGATGGTCCGATACTCATTCTGGCCGGAGCGGGCAGCGGCAAGACGCGCGTGATCACTTACCGCATCGTCCACCTGATCCAGCAACTCGGCGTGCGCCCGGACAGCATTCTCGCCGTCACCTTCACCAACAAGGCGTCGGAGGAGATGCGCGCGCGCGTTACATCTTTAATCGGCGGTGGCGGGTCCTATCATTCTCGTCCCTGGCTTTCCACCTTCCACTCTTTCTGCGTGCGCATTCTGCGCGAAGATAGTGAGCGCATCGGGCTGGCCCGCCAGTTTGTGATTTACGATGCAGCCGACCAGATGGCCGTGGTGAAAGCATCGATAAAAAATCTGGGCCTCACCGAGCGCGATTTGCAGGCCCGCGCCGTGCTGAGCCGCATCAGTTACGCGAAAAATCACGGGCTTAGTTCAGAGGCAGCGTTCGACTCTGCCACGGATCCGCAGGCGGAACGCATGGCCGTGGTCTACGACGCTTACACCAAGGCACTGCGCCAGGCGAGCGCTGTCGATTTCGATGACCTGCTGCTGCTGGGTGCGCGGCTACTGCGCGACGACGCGGAGACCGCGGCGAAGTACAATCAGAAATTTCAATACGTCCTGGTGGATGAGTATCAGGACACCAATCGCCCGCAATATGAATTGGTCCGGCTGCTGACACAAACGCACCAGAACCTTTGCGTGGTTGGCGATGAAGATCAGTCGATCTATTCCTGGCGCGGCGCGGACATTCGCAACATCGTGGAGTTTGAGAAAGATTATCCAAATGCGCGTGTAATACGTCTGGAGGAAAACTACCGTTCCACGCAGAACATTTTGGACGCCGCTTCCGCCGTGGTCTCCAACAACCTCTATCGCAAGGGCAAGACACTGTGGACCTCGCGGCAGGGCGGAGCAAAGATTGGAATCTACGAGGGGCCGGACGGCGAGAACGAAAGTTTGTTTGTCGCCGACTGGATCTCTCGCCGCAAGCGCGATGAGCCTGATTTGCGTTTCGCCATTCTCTATCGCACCAACGCTCAGTCGCGTTTATACGAAGAGTCGCTGCGCCGCTATGGGATCAAGTACACGGTGGTCGGCGGAATCAGCTTTTATGAGCGCGCCGAGGTGAAAGACCTGCTCGCGTATCTGAAGGCCGCCGCCAACCTGCACGACTCAGTCAGCCTGCTGCGCATCATCAACACGCCCACGCGCGGGATCGGGGCCACCACTGTCCGCAAGATTGAAGAACTGGCGTTGGAGGCAGAACTGCCGTTTTGGGAGACGATGGAGCAGGTTATCCGGCAACAGTTGCTGCCCGCGCGCGCGCTGGCGGCCTTACAGGAGTTCC
This window harbors:
- a CDS encoding 50S ribosomal protein L35, producing the protein MPKLKTHRGAAKRFKITASGKFKRGHAFARHILTSKDRKRKRKLGKNAITDKTDHARIAMMLPYA
- a CDS encoding 50S ribosomal protein L20 — its product is MPRVKRGTKRIARRKKILGRAKGYFLTKSKLHRSAKEAVDRALSFAFRDRRAKKRTFRSLWIVRIGAATKAHALSYNKFIHGLKLAGIELDRKILADIAVKDAAGFTNLVAQAKQALAA
- a CDS encoding phenylalanine--tRNA ligase subunit alpha — encoded protein: MAARSLDELGITDAAALEAVFARLDAGWASEVAGLQSAAATADAVEALRVRWLGRNQGIIRSITNGWLRHAPGELKRTVGQRTNALRQAAEQQIDTIPVSALPATVAEKRQQTSASIAVAQADSLDITLPGTMRPVGVRHPVRQVINDMVEIFTSLGYSVEDGPEIETTYFNFDALNIPEHHPSRDDQDTFYITPETVLRTHTSPVQIRTMERQSPPLRIIVPGRVYRRDAPDATHSPMFHQVEGLAVDTHITFADLKGTLDYFMKSFFGHSVQTRFRPSFFPFTEPSAEVDISCLFCAQAGCRVCKGSGWIELLGCGMVDPALFNFVQYDASRYSGFAFGMGVERLAMLKYGVQDIQQFYHGDIRFLHQFR
- the pheT gene encoding phenylalanine--tRNA ligase subunit beta → MKIILSWLKEFVALDAAPRQIAADLTMLGFAVDGLTHEQGETIFELDITTNRPDALNHYGIARELAARYGVSLEPAFGYVPPSALPHETKPRARGSRKDGVVEIKATDLCPRYSARILRGVEVKPSPDWLRQRLELCGVRAINNIADATNYILLAYGHPLHAFDLDRLQGGRIVVRNARDGEKLKTLDGIERALTPPDLVIADAKNAVALAGIMGGESSEITVATRNVLIEAAWFDPSTVRRSAKAMGMRTEASHRFERGADIAATLPAASKCAELIQSLAGGVLDPVSLDAYPKPTARPIVILRRAEIARHLGMDVPSADVMRILSRLGFSPRENGRIGHTAWTCIVPSHRADISREIDFVEEIARHYGFDKFPVRLPASSAHASHRTLHARKEERVVERVLTLGYDETISAVMVSRAALRYGAATPVALSNPLSEESAVLRTSMIPGLLEAIEWNMNRGQRHVRLFEIGKTYARTSDGCAESAMLCLAATGGREPDQVGAAGRSFDFFDMKGDVAQLAELFALREIRIDARELPDYYRAGHAARLTTQMTAGGKLVARFGQLSSAEMELRKFRQPVFLAEVSLDPLYAHALQPPQVKPISRFPEVERDFSLTLSDETTYEAVHAAVLAAGITGVESIRAVETFRGGSLPAGNYSLLLRVTLQSAQGTFTEAELADASAKIVAALEARTGARIRSAV
- a CDS encoding cell division protein ZapA — translated: MAGKMQNVPVEIYDQPYNLRTNSGEQYTQELARAVDATMRAIGEQTRSYDSVKLAVLAALHFADECQRFKNRYSHLQQTVTEKAIRFTEVLDKGLEDSPPASR
- a CDS encoding TIGR00282 family metallophosphoesterase, with product MNILFIGDIFGKPGRAIVADHLADMIQQHKLELVVANGENAAAGFGITPKLAEEILALGVDVITTGNHVWDRREIMEYIPSQPRLIRPANYPSGPGQGIFQGTTKSGVEYAVMNLQGRVFMATHNCPFQTADKLLAALSPTCKIRLVDIHAEATSEKQAMGWHLDGRVTMVAGTHTHIPTADERVLTQGTAYITDVGMTGPYDSVIGVVKEQIVQRFLTQMPMRFEAADGDTRLCAVLIDADPSTGLAHSIQRIMLRAD
- a CDS encoding ATP-dependent DNA helicase Rep, whose amino-acid sequence is MGLIDQLNEQQREAVTQADGPILILAGAGSGKTRVITYRIVHLIQQLGVRPDSILAVTFTNKASEEMRARVTSLIGGGGSYHSRPWLSTFHSFCVRILREDSERIGLARQFVIYDAADQMAVVKASIKNLGLTERDLQARAVLSRISYAKNHGLSSEAAFDSATDPQAERMAVVYDAYTKALRQASAVDFDDLLLLGARLLRDDAETAAKYNQKFQYVLVDEYQDTNRPQYELVRLLTQTHQNLCVVGDEDQSIYSWRGADIRNIVEFEKDYPNARVIRLEENYRSTQNILDAASAVVSNNLYRKGKTLWTSRQGGAKIGIYEGPDGENESLFVADWISRRKRDEPDLRFAILYRTNAQSRLYEESLRRYGIKYTVVGGISFYERAEVKDLLAYLKAAANLHDSVSLLRIINTPTRGIGATTVRKIEELALEAELPFWETMEQVIRQQLLPARALAALQEFRNVMEDLHRKVSSADVPAVLGEIIDRTKYIEVLEQEGTPDAFSRIENIQELLNAAADSRERGENLAGFLDHAALISDTDSFDEEAQIVLMTLHSAKGLEFPVVFLGGMEEGILPHSRSLMDAQSLEEERRLCYVGMTRAQDALILTRAESRRRYGSQMPEPSIPSRFLSEIPEELVEDLSRRPAPQTRGVGSRERFYEYDQGEQSRYSRVPAAKAAPTATPTVSSSNVRRYFGIDETAIGGNGHDDSSDDAAAGAPSLLKAGSRVRHAKYGYGTVLRREGAGDQTKLTVSFPGVGLKKLMEKFADLERL